From Deltaproteobacteria bacterium:
TGCTCGCGTTCGTGCGCGATGTGGTTCTTGACCTGCGCGGCGACCTGCTCGAACGGCTTGACGTTCATGTCCAGGCGGGTCGCGTACAGAATCGCGTACGTGCCGGACGCCAACCGGACGGGGCCGTCCACGTCGCCGACGTGGCGCAGGTCGTTCGACAGACGCCGGATCGCGGGATCGATCCCCTCCGCGTGGGTCTCTCCGATGGCGACGCCCCCGGCCTCGCGAAACGCCTGCTCGCCGGCGCCGCGCAGCCGTTCGACCAGCTGTTCGGCGCGCGCGGGGTCCGATTCGTACAGCGCGAGGCAGTACGTCGCCGTGATCTTGTTGAACAGCCCGGGATGCCGCTCGTAGTAGGCGCGCGCCTCGTCGTCGGACACGTCGCGCGCCGTCGCCCGGTGGCGCGCCGCCAGATCGCGCCGCAACGCCTGATACAGCGACGCGCGGACGAACGCCGGCGACCCGGCCGTGGCCTCCAGACCGCGGCGGCGCGCCTCGTCGGCCAGCAGGCGCACGCGCAACGCCTCGTCGAGCGCATCGGCGCGCGGGTCCGACGGGGCGGCGCGCCCGGGCACGCGCCGCGGCGCGCGCACGAACGCCGCGA
This genomic window contains:
- a CDS encoding peptidyl-prolyl cis-trans isomerase: MIAADTRSHALRRFAGAGRFVTALVALAAAGGCSRASRTCGPRPDHSVVACYNGEPVTADEVAAFVRAPRRVPGRAAPSDPRADALDEALRVRLLADEARRRGLEATAGSPAFVRASLYQALRRDLAARHRATARDVSDDEARAYYERHPGLFNKITATYCLALYESDPARAEQLVERLRGAGEQAFREAGGVAIGETHAEGIDPAIRRLSNDLRHVGDVDGPVRLASGTYAILYATRLDMNVKPFEQVAAQVKNHIAHEREQNLIAEQAAALRAKASIEVFADELRAAPIPAAPEP